The proteins below are encoded in one region of Bacteroides uniformis:
- a CDS encoding aldo/keto reductase, whose translation MEEHHKNNMNRRDFLKIVGITAATSTAALYGCGSKEGSSEGSKVLGPIPTDKMTYRSFPGLGSDKVSILGYGCMRWPTVPAPDGKGEMIDQDAVNELVDYAIAHGVNYFDTSPMYVQGWSEKSTGIALKRHPRESFYLATKLSNFHPDTWTREGSIAMYRKSFEDMQVDYIDYYLLHMIGGGGMEQFRKRYIDNGMIDFLVKEREAGRIRRLGWSFHGDIEVYDYALQMHDRGEVHWDFVQIQLNYVDWKHASGSNFKAEYLYDELAKRKIPAVIMEPLLGGRLSNVPDHIVARLKQREPERSVASWAFRYAGSPQDVLTVLSGMTYMEHLQDNIRTYSPLVPLTEEETQYLYDTADLMMEYPTIPCNDCKYCMPCPYGIDIPAILIHYNKCVNEGNVPESSQDENYRKARRAFLVGYDRSVPKLRQADHCTGCNQCSPHCPQTIDIPKELHRIDKFVEQLKQETL comes from the coding sequence ATGGAAGAACATCATAAAAACAATATGAACCGTCGTGATTTCTTGAAGATAGTGGGAATTACAGCCGCCACATCTACTGCTGCCCTCTATGGATGTGGTTCTAAGGAAGGAAGCAGTGAAGGCAGTAAAGTATTGGGCCCCATTCCGACGGATAAAATGACCTATCGTAGTTTTCCTGGTTTGGGGAGTGACAAAGTTTCTATTTTAGGATATGGCTGTATGCGCTGGCCTACCGTTCCTGCTCCGGATGGAAAAGGGGAAATGATAGACCAGGATGCTGTAAACGAACTGGTGGATTATGCCATTGCCCATGGCGTGAATTATTTCGATACGTCTCCGATGTATGTACAAGGATGGAGTGAGAAGTCTACGGGAATAGCTCTGAAACGCCATCCACGCGAATCGTTCTATCTTGCCACCAAACTATCCAATTTTCATCCTGATACCTGGACTCGCGAGGGTTCCATCGCCATGTACCGTAAGTCGTTCGAGGATATGCAGGTGGACTATATAGACTACTATCTGCTACACATGATTGGTGGCGGTGGCATGGAGCAATTCCGCAAACGCTACATAGACAACGGTATGATTGATTTTCTTGTCAAGGAGCGTGAAGCAGGACGCATCCGCCGTTTGGGATGGTCGTTCCACGGAGATATCGAAGTCTATGACTATGCCTTGCAGATGCATGACCGTGGTGAAGTTCATTGGGACTTTGTACAAATACAGTTGAATTATGTGGACTGGAAACATGCTTCGGGCAGCAACTTCAAGGCAGAGTATCTGTATGACGAGCTGGCCAAGCGTAAGATCCCTGCTGTCATTATGGAGCCTCTGCTGGGTGGGCGGCTCTCCAATGTCCCCGACCATATTGTGGCACGGCTGAAGCAGCGCGAACCCGAACGCAGTGTGGCGTCTTGGGCATTCCGTTATGCCGGTTCTCCCCAGGATGTACTGACAGTGCTGAGCGGCATGACTTATATGGAACATTTGCAGGATAACATCCGTACTTACTCTCCATTGGTACCACTCACGGAAGAGGAAACTCAGTATCTGTATGATACGGCAGATTTGATGATGGAGTACCCCACCATACCTTGCAACGACTGCAAGTACTGCATGCCTTGCCCGTATGGAATTGACATTCCTGCCATATTGATACATTACAATAAATGTGTCAATGAAGGAAATGTGCCGGAAAGCAGCCAGGATGAGAATTATCGGAAAGCACGCCGTGCTTTTCTCGTAGGATATGACCGAAGTGTACCCAAACTGAGGCAGGCCGACCATTGTACCGGGTGCAACCAGTGTTCTCCGCATTGCCCGCAAACGATTGATATTCCCAAAGAACTGCATCGTATTGACAAATTTGTAGAACAGTTGAAACAAGAGACTTTATAA
- a CDS encoding 4Fe-4S binding protein: MLRKIRLTFAMICFVLITLLFLDFTGTLHGWFGWLAKIQFLPAVLALNVGVILFLVILTLVCGRIYCSVICPLGVFQDILAWLGRQPKKRRKLPYSYSPALSWLRYGVLGVFIIALIAGIGSLAALLAPYSAYGRIANNLFQPIWQWGNNLLAYLAERADSYAFYETDVWLKSLPTFIIAAATLAVLVVLAGRNGRTYCNTICPVGTVLGFLSRYSLFRITIDSEKCNQCSLCSRNCKAACINFKEHQIDASRCVVCMNCIEKCKHGAISYKYHPFGKPAAGKADSEQINETRRSFFTATALVAATSVLKAQEKKVDGGLAAIEDKKIPERSTPLTPPGSLSACNMAQHCTACQLCVSACPNQVLRPSADLRKLMQPEMSYERGYCRPECTKCSEVCPAGAIRPITKADKSSVQIGHAVWVKKNCIPLTDGVQCGNCARHCPTGAIQMVPSIPEDKDSPKIPVINVERCIGCGACENLCPARPFSAIYVEGHERHRII, encoded by the coding sequence ATGTTACGGAAGATTAGACTGACTTTTGCAATGATTTGCTTTGTACTCATCACCTTGTTGTTCCTTGATTTTACGGGAACGTTGCATGGGTGGTTCGGCTGGTTGGCCAAAATCCAGTTTTTGCCGGCTGTATTGGCGCTAAATGTGGGAGTGATATTGTTTCTTGTAATTCTCACTTTGGTATGCGGGCGTATCTATTGTTCTGTGATTTGCCCCTTAGGGGTATTTCAGGATATACTGGCATGGCTGGGCCGGCAACCTAAAAAACGCAGGAAGCTTCCTTACTCTTATTCTCCGGCCTTATCTTGGCTGCGCTATGGCGTATTGGGTGTGTTTATCATTGCTTTGATTGCCGGAATTGGTTCATTGGCTGCTCTACTTGCACCCTATAGTGCATACGGACGTATTGCCAATAATCTTTTTCAACCTATATGGCAATGGGGCAACAATCTGCTTGCTTATCTGGCTGAACGGGCAGACAGTTATGCCTTTTATGAAACGGATGTATGGTTGAAGAGCCTGCCGACTTTTATTATTGCTGCCGCTACTTTGGCTGTGCTTGTTGTTCTGGCCGGACGCAACGGACGAACCTATTGTAATACGATTTGCCCGGTAGGAACGGTCTTGGGCTTCCTTTCACGTTATTCGCTTTTCCGCATCACAATAGATTCGGAAAAGTGCAACCAATGCAGTCTTTGTTCACGCAACTGCAAGGCAGCCTGCATCAACTTTAAGGAGCATCAGATTGATGCAAGCCGGTGTGTGGTTTGCATGAACTGCATTGAGAAGTGCAAGCATGGAGCCATTTCCTACAAGTATCATCCTTTCGGTAAACCTGCTGCGGGCAAGGCAGATTCGGAACAGATAAACGAAACCCGCCGCAGTTTTTTCACAGCAACGGCTCTGGTTGCAGCCACTTCTGTTTTAAAAGCGCAGGAAAAGAAAGTAGACGGAGGACTGGCAGCCATTGAAGATAAGAAGATTCCTGAGCGAAGCACTCCCCTCACTCCTCCCGGCTCATTGAGTGCCTGCAATATGGCGCAACACTGCACGGCCTGCCAGCTCTGTGTGTCGGCATGTCCCAATCAGGTTCTTCGTCCTTCTGCAGACTTAAGGAAATTGATGCAACCGGAAATGTCATACGAACGCGGCTATTGTAGACCGGAATGTACAAAATGTTCGGAGGTATGTCCTGCAGGGGCTATCCGTCCGATAACCAAAGCTGATAAATCATCCGTTCAGATAGGGCATGCCGTGTGGGTAAAGAAAAATTGCATACCACTGACGGATGGTGTGCAGTGTGGCAACTGTGCACGCCATTGTCCGACGGGAGCCATACAAATGGTGCCGAGTATACCTGAAGACAAGGATTCTCCAAAGATTCCGGTAATCAATGTGGAGCGTTGTATCGGCTGCGGGGCATGTGAGAATCTTTGTCCGGCCCGTCCGTTCAGTGCCATCTATGTGGAAGGACATGAAAGACATCGAATTATATAA
- a CDS encoding glycoside hydrolase family 15 protein, whose amino-acid sequence MSNLNYGVVGNCRTAALISEKGSIDWLCFPDFDSPSIFASLLDRERGGSFGFDVTEDYHISQSYVPHTNILSTSFSSKEGEFVVLDYMPYYRSCENAHYLPAELYRYVRWIKGKPRFKVNYVPAPNYAQGKVIHNVTSEFIESYCSSDNKDRQYLYSSLPLQNIEQKKEIILEKDEFFLLSYNEKVIPVDIEREKIEYCRTLVYWLNWTNRTKKYSLYNDVIERSMLVLKLMSYYNGAVLAALTTSLPESVGEVRNWDYRFCWLRDASMSIETLFQIGHIGAARRFMKFIQSTFVSKHESYQIMYGIRGERQLTEIILEHLSGYKNSKPVRIGNDAYHQKQNDSFGYLMDLIYQYYRLMPGTLDEIEDMWEMVKSILSTVMEDWKKPDKGIWEIRGESRHFVSSKVMCWVALDRGAKIASMLNKYGYSERWQKEADKVWQDVMTYGWKEELQSFSQTYDNMAMDSSLLLMEPYGFIAADDIRYHKTVKAVKKALLHKGLMYRYNSEDDFGLPSSAFTICTFWLIRALFVIGEKEEARCLFDDVLTYSNHLGLFSEDIDFNTKEQLGNFPQAYSHLALVNTAILFAEENKRLAFIRP is encoded by the coding sequence ATGAGTAATTTAAATTATGGGGTAGTAGGCAATTGTCGGACTGCCGCACTTATATCCGAAAAAGGCAGCATAGACTGGTTGTGTTTTCCCGATTTTGATTCTCCGTCTATCTTTGCATCACTACTTGATCGGGAAAGAGGAGGAAGTTTTGGATTTGACGTTACAGAAGACTATCATATCTCACAATCTTACGTTCCTCACACTAACATATTGTCTACTTCTTTTTCTTCGAAAGAGGGAGAATTTGTCGTACTTGATTACATGCCTTATTACCGTTCCTGCGAAAATGCCCATTATCTTCCGGCAGAATTGTATCGATATGTGAGGTGGATAAAAGGTAAGCCCCGTTTCAAAGTAAACTATGTCCCTGCTCCCAATTATGCGCAAGGTAAAGTGATTCATAATGTCACTTCTGAATTTATAGAAAGCTATTGTTCTTCTGATAATAAAGATAGACAATATTTGTATTCTTCCCTTCCTTTGCAGAACATCGAACAGAAAAAAGAAATTATATTGGAAAAAGATGAGTTCTTTCTTTTGTCATACAATGAAAAGGTCATTCCGGTGGACATTGAACGGGAAAAAATTGAATATTGCCGTACTTTGGTTTATTGGCTTAATTGGACCAACCGTACTAAGAAATATTCTCTCTATAATGATGTGATAGAAAGAAGCATGCTGGTTTTGAAACTGATGTCTTACTATAACGGAGCCGTACTGGCCGCCCTTACTACCAGTTTGCCCGAATCCGTCGGCGAAGTACGTAATTGGGATTATCGGTTCTGTTGGTTGAGGGATGCCTCCATGTCTATCGAAACTTTGTTCCAGATAGGCCATATAGGGGCAGCAAGACGTTTTATGAAGTTCATACAGTCCACTTTCGTATCCAAGCACGAATCCTATCAGATAATGTACGGCATTCGGGGAGAAAGGCAGCTGACCGAGATTATTCTGGAGCATTTGTCCGGATATAAGAATTCCAAACCAGTACGGATAGGTAATGATGCTTACCATCAAAAGCAGAATGACTCGTTCGGTTATCTGATGGATTTGATTTACCAGTACTATCGGCTGATGCCCGGTACATTAGACGAAATAGAGGATATGTGGGAAATGGTAAAGAGCATTCTTTCCACGGTAATGGAAGATTGGAAGAAACCAGATAAGGGGATATGGGAAATCAGAGGAGAAAGCCGCCATTTTGTTTCATCCAAAGTGATGTGTTGGGTGGCTTTGGACCGTGGTGCAAAGATAGCTTCCATGCTCAATAAATACGGTTATAGTGAACGTTGGCAAAAGGAAGCTGACAAGGTATGGCAGGATGTAATGACATATGGATGGAAGGAAGAACTTCAAAGTTTCTCGCAGACTTATGATAATATGGCAATGGATTCCTCTTTGCTGTTGATGGAACCTTACGGTTTTATTGCAGCAGACGATATCCGATACCATAAGACAGTGAAGGCTGTGAAAAAAGCTCTTTTGCATAAGGGATTGATGTACCGGTATAACAGCGAAGATGATTTCGGGCTTCCTTCTTCGGCTTTTACCATTTGCACTTTTTGGCTGATACGTGCGCTTTTTGTTATCGGAGAAAAGGAAGAAGCCCGTTGTTTGTTTGATGATGTTCTGACATATTCCAATCATTTGGGGTTATTCAGTGAGGATATTGATTTTAATACGAAGGAACAACTGGGGAATTTTCCACAAGCTTATTCGCATTTGGCATTAGTCAATACGGCTATTCTGTTTGCAGAAGAAAATAAGAGATTGGCTTTTATCCGGCCGTAA
- a CDS encoding bifunctional alpha,alpha-trehalose-phosphate synthase (UDP-forming)/trehalose-phosphatase gives MKLYIISNRLPVKVTKEDETFVFSRSEGGLATGLDSLQISYEKHWIGWPGICVDNEESKEEITSRLEGINFHPVFLSEIQIKNYYEGYSNSTIWPLCHYFFVYTLYRNSFWQSYQEVNQLFCDAICRVIRPGDKVWIQDYQLMLLPGMLRKVYPDLNIGYFHHIPFPSYELFRILPERAEILKGLLGADFIAFHTHDYMRHFISAVERVLRIDFKLDEAQLGNRVVRTDALPMGINYGLYHNASSRPEVRRAIDRTRKFFGNHKLILSVDRLDYSKGILHRLWGFAAFLECHPEYCGKVTLAMVIVPSRDHVDSYAELKTKIDEEIGSINGQYSTMDWTPVCYFYHGFSFEELVAMYYIADVALVTPLRDGMNLVAKEYVASKNNNPGVLILSEMAGAAIEMTDALLINPNDTEEIKQAICRALEMPEQEQLKRLQHMQKIISVQTVNKWAADFVSEWSDTCRKNEQLRKKRISAGIIGAIKMKYNQAKQRLILLDYDGTLASLNTRPENAKPTPELIATLQKLVSDPANHVVVNSGRDHFTLEKWLGNLPIAMAAEHGAFYKENGIWHKNINKAEWSSGLVSILKLFVEKTPRSHLEVKETTLAWHYRESDAWLGALRAQQLINVLVNICIQQKLQIIQGDKVVEIKSPDYNKGSEVRRQLEKKHYDFIIAMGDDTTDEDMFKALPVNAVTIKVGYVSEAASYNMPSQTEVLPFLQILANKKDMKQPIGENVKTSLKGVFDFFRDLLKTK, from the coding sequence ATGAAACTTTATATTATATCAAACAGATTACCCGTTAAGGTTACCAAAGAGGATGAAACGTTCGTGTTTTCACGAAGTGAAGGTGGACTGGCTACCGGTTTGGACTCACTTCAGATTTCCTACGAAAAACATTGGATTGGATGGCCTGGAATATGCGTTGACAACGAAGAAAGTAAAGAGGAAATCACTTCTAGATTGGAAGGAATAAATTTCCACCCAGTATTCTTGTCCGAAATACAGATAAAGAATTATTATGAAGGCTATAGTAATAGTACTATTTGGCCATTATGTCACTACTTTTTTGTTTATACGCTGTATCGGAACTCTTTCTGGCAATCGTATCAGGAAGTGAACCAGTTGTTCTGCGATGCCATTTGCCGCGTGATACGTCCAGGTGACAAGGTGTGGATTCAAGACTATCAGCTAATGCTGCTTCCCGGAATGCTTCGGAAGGTTTACCCGGATTTGAATATCGGATATTTCCATCATATCCCTTTCCCTTCCTATGAACTTTTCCGGATATTACCGGAGCGTGCAGAAATCCTGAAAGGATTATTGGGTGCTGACTTTATAGCTTTCCATACTCATGACTATATGCGGCATTTTATCAGTGCTGTCGAACGGGTATTGCGTATTGACTTTAAACTGGACGAAGCACAACTCGGGAATAGAGTAGTTAGGACCGATGCTCTTCCTATGGGAATCAACTACGGACTGTATCACAATGCTTCTTCCAGACCGGAAGTACGGCGGGCGATAGACCGTACACGGAAATTTTTCGGGAATCATAAGTTGATTCTTTCTGTAGACCGCTTGGATTATAGCAAAGGCATTCTGCACCGTTTATGGGGATTTGCTGCTTTTTTAGAATGTCATCCTGAATATTGTGGAAAAGTTACATTGGCAATGGTCATTGTTCCATCACGTGACCATGTAGATAGTTATGCTGAGCTAAAAACCAAGATTGACGAAGAAATAGGTTCTATAAACGGACAGTATTCTACGATGGACTGGACTCCGGTTTGCTATTTCTATCACGGTTTTTCATTTGAAGAACTGGTGGCAATGTACTATATAGCTGATGTAGCTTTGGTAACTCCACTTCGTGATGGCATGAATTTGGTTGCCAAGGAATATGTAGCCTCGAAAAATAATAATCCGGGTGTTTTGATTTTGAGTGAAATGGCAGGTGCAGCTATTGAGATGACGGATGCATTGTTGATTAACCCCAATGACACTGAGGAGATAAAGCAGGCCATTTGTCGGGCTTTGGAGATGCCCGAACAGGAACAACTGAAACGCTTGCAACACATGCAGAAAATTATTTCCGTACAAACGGTTAATAAGTGGGCGGCAGACTTTGTAAGTGAATGGAGCGATACGTGCCGTAAGAATGAACAGCTTCGTAAGAAAAGGATATCCGCCGGTATTATTGGTGCCATCAAAATGAAATATAACCAGGCTAAGCAACGGCTTATCTTGCTGGATTATGACGGAACGTTGGCGTCGCTCAATACACGACCGGAAAATGCTAAGCCCACCCCTGAACTCATTGCCACATTGCAGAAGCTGGTTTCCGACCCGGCCAACCATGTTGTTGTGAATAGTGGTCGCGACCATTTTACTTTAGAAAAATGGTTGGGAAATTTACCTATTGCAATGGCTGCGGAACATGGTGCTTTCTATAAGGAAAATGGCATCTGGCACAAAAACATAAACAAAGCGGAATGGAGTTCCGGATTGGTGTCCATCTTGAAGCTTTTTGTCGAAAAGACGCCTCGTTCCCACCTTGAAGTCAAGGAAACGACTTTGGCATGGCATTACCGGGAAAGTGATGCATGGTTAGGAGCTTTGCGGGCACAGCAACTTATCAATGTGCTGGTTAACATCTGTATACAGCAAAAGCTGCAAATCATACAAGGAGATAAAGTGGTGGAGATTAAGTCTCCCGATTATAATAAAGGTTCCGAAGTGAGACGCCAGTTGGAAAAGAAACATTATGACTTTATCATAGCTATGGGAGATGATACTACGGATGAAGATATGTTCAAAGCTTTGCCGGTGAATGCAGTGACAATCAAGGTGGGATATGTGTCGGAGGCAGCAAGCTATAATATGCCATCACAAACGGAAGTCCTGCCTTTTCTTCAAATTCTGGCGAACAAGAAAGACATGAAACAACCCATTGGCGAGAATGTCAAAACGAGCTTGAAAGGGGTATTCGATTTTTTCAGAGACTTGTTAAAAACAAAATAG
- a CDS encoding NAD(P)H-dependent oxidoreductase, with product MDKDSKQVVVLLTHPNIKESRANKALMDAISDMGEVAIYNLYEMRMEDAFNAEIWSTIISHASALVFQFPFYWMSAPSLLKRWLDEVFTYLAKTPAVAGKTLMVVTTAGSEHDAYRSGGRNRFTVDELLRPYQASAVHAGMIWQTPLVVYGMGTSEASKNIAEGINCYKQRIEALVKKDIFSDNW from the coding sequence ATGGATAAAGATTCAAAGCAAGTAGTGGTTCTTCTGACACATCCCAATATAAAAGAGTCGCGAGCTAACAAGGCATTGATGGATGCTATTAGTGACATGGGAGAGGTAGCCATATACAATTTATATGAGATGCGTATGGAAGATGCTTTTAATGCAGAGATATGGAGCACTATCATATCGCATGCATCTGCGCTTGTATTTCAGTTTCCGTTCTATTGGATGTCGGCTCCTTCTTTATTGAAGAGATGGTTGGATGAAGTATTTACTTATCTGGCAAAAACTCCTGCTGTGGCTGGTAAGACATTGATGGTGGTCACTACTGCCGGCTCTGAACATGATGCTTATAGAAGCGGAGGAAGAAATCGTTTTACGGTGGATGAGTTGTTAAGACCTTATCAAGCAAGTGCTGTACATGCTGGAATGATATGGCAAACTCCTCTTGTAGTCTATGGAATGGGGACTTCGGAAGCTAGTAAAAATATAGCAGAAGGGATAAATTGCTATAAGCAAAGAATTGAAGCATTGGTGAAGAAAGACATTTTCAGTGATAATTGGTAA
- a CDS encoding MBL fold metallo-hydrolase, with amino-acid sequence MKVKFISLASGSSGNCYYIGTEKYGILIDAGIAVRTIKKGLKEAGISMEMIRAVFVTHDHADHIKAVGGLGEKLNIPIYTTARIHEGINRSYCMTEKLYSSVRYLEKQQPMQLEDFHIESFEVPHDGTDNVGYCIEIGGKVFAFLTDLGEITPTAAEYIRKANYLILEANYDEEMLRMGTYPQYLKERITSRTGHMSNIATAEFLSENMTEHLQYIWLCHLSKDNNHPELAYKTVEWKLREKGIIVGKDVQLCALKRTTPSDLYEFE; translated from the coding sequence ATGAAAGTAAAATTTATAAGCCTTGCCAGTGGAAGCAGCGGTAACTGTTATTATATAGGCACAGAAAAATATGGAATACTCATCGACGCCGGCATTGCAGTACGGACGATAAAAAAAGGACTGAAAGAAGCAGGTATCAGCATGGAAATGATACGTGCGGTATTTGTTACGCATGATCATGCGGACCATATCAAAGCAGTAGGCGGATTGGGTGAAAAACTGAATATTCCTATTTATACAACCGCCCGGATTCATGAGGGCATCAACCGGAGCTATTGCATGACAGAAAAGTTATATTCGTCTGTCCGTTACCTGGAAAAGCAGCAACCCATGCAGTTGGAAGATTTTCATATCGAATCTTTCGAGGTACCTCATGATGGCACGGACAATGTGGGCTATTGCATTGAGATAGGCGGAAAAGTGTTTGCTTTTCTTACAGACCTTGGTGAAATTACTCCTACGGCCGCAGAATATATCAGAAAGGCCAATTATCTGATATTGGAAGCCAACTACGATGAGGAAATGTTACGCATGGGTACCTACCCCCAATACCTGAAAGAACGGATTACCAGCCGCACCGGACACATGAGTAATATTGCTACTGCTGAATTTCTTTCGGAAAATATGACGGAACATTTACAGTATATTTGGCTTTGTCATTTGAGCAAGGACAACAATCATCCTGAATTGGCATATAAAACAGTGGAATGGAAATTAAGGGAAAAAGGAATTATCGTAGGAAAGGATGTACAGTTGTGTGCTTTGAAGCGTACTACTCCTTCTGATTTATACGAGTTTGAATAA
- a CDS encoding MFS transporter encodes MMTSPQPASKGFSRAFWVSSTVELFERMAYYAVFIVLTIYLSNILGFNDFESSMISGLFSGGLYLLPIFTGAYADKIGFRKSMIIAFSLLSIGYLGLGLLPTLLEAAGLVEYGETTRFSGLPDSNDRWMIIPVLFVIMVGGSFIKSIISGSVAKETTEATRARGYSIFYMMVNIGAFTGKTVVDPLRNVIGEQAYIYINYFSAAMTVLALLAVVLLYKSAHTAGEGKSMREIGQGFLRIITNWRLLILILIVTGFWMVQQQLYATMPKYVIRMAGETAKPGWIANVNPFVVVCCVSFITRWMAKRTAITSMNIGMFLIPVSALLMACGNLLGNDIISGMSNITLMMVLGIVVQALAECFISPRYLEYFSLQAPKGEEGMYLGFSHLHSFLSSIFGFGIAGVLLTKYCPDPVLFETREAWEAASVNAHYIWYYFAAIGLVAAIALFVFAKTTEFIDKKKKA; translated from the coding sequence ATGATGACATCACCCCAACCCGCTTCCAAAGGCTTCAGCAGAGCTTTTTGGGTAAGCAGTACAGTAGAACTGTTCGAACGCATGGCATATTATGCCGTATTTATTGTTCTTACCATTTATCTTTCCAATATTTTAGGTTTCAATGATTTTGAGTCAAGCATGATTTCCGGTCTGTTTTCGGGAGGGCTCTATTTGTTGCCCATCTTTACGGGCGCATATGCCGATAAGATAGGTTTCCGAAAGTCGATGATTATTGCTTTTTCACTGCTTTCCATCGGGTATTTGGGCTTGGGATTGCTTCCCACCCTACTGGAAGCAGCCGGTCTGGTGGAGTATGGTGAGACAACCCGTTTTTCCGGATTGCCGGATAGTAATGACCGTTGGATGATTATCCCCGTATTGTTTGTTATCATGGTAGGAGGCTCGTTCATCAAGTCTATCATATCGGGATCGGTGGCTAAGGAAACAACAGAGGCTACCCGTGCTCGCGGCTATTCCATCTTCTATATGATGGTGAATATAGGAGCTTTTACCGGAAAAACGGTGGTCGATCCTCTACGGAATGTTATCGGTGAGCAGGCTTATATTTATATCAATTACTTCTCGGCTGCCATGACGGTGCTTGCATTATTGGCTGTCGTCTTATTGTATAAATCGGCACATACAGCAGGTGAAGGGAAAAGCATGCGTGAAATTGGGCAAGGTTTTCTGCGTATTATCACTAATTGGCGTTTGTTGATTCTTATCCTCATCGTAACCGGCTTTTGGATGGTGCAGCAACAGCTCTATGCAACTATGCCCAAATATGTCATCCGTATGGCGGGTGAAACAGCCAAACCGGGGTGGATAGCCAATGTAAACCCGTTTGTAGTGGTTTGCTGCGTAAGTTTTATCACCCGGTGGATGGCAAAGCGCACAGCTATTACTTCTATGAATATAGGCATGTTTCTTATTCCGGTATCGGCATTGCTGATGGCATGCGGTAATTTGCTGGGCAACGATATTATTTCCGGCATGAGCAATATTACTTTAATGATGGTACTTGGTATTGTTGTGCAAGCTTTGGCAGAATGTTTTATCTCACCGCGTTATCTGGAGTACTTTTCTTTGCAGGCCCCCAAAGGTGAAGAAGGTATGTACCTCGGTTTCAGTCATCTTCATTCATTCCTCTCTTCTATTTTCGGGTTTGGTATTGCGGGGGTGCTTCTGACAAAATATTGTCCTGATCCAGTCTTGTTTGAAACCCGCGAAGCGTGGGAAGCAGCCAGTGTCAATGCACATTATATCTGGTATTATTTCGCTGCTATAGGATTGGTTGCAGCAATAGCATTATTCGTTTTTGCCAAAACTACCGAATTCATCGACAAAAAGAAGAAGGCATAA
- a CDS encoding HAD family hydrolase, which produces MKDKIEFIAFDADDTLWESELYIQEFEHKFCNLLRQYLPASSISQRFFETEMKNLHMYGYGLKSIMLSMTETICKVTDGNGNMHLIEEVIGWGQELLQKPVTLLEGVKETISSLHGKYKLVLATKGDLFDQKRKIEASGLREYFHHIEIMSDKKIDDYQRLIDTLGCPPEKLLMIGNSVKSDILPVLELGGYAAHVPYHVTWAYEQHEGEIRHPNFIRLDSIKGILDKL; this is translated from the coding sequence ATGAAAGATAAAATCGAATTTATAGCTTTTGACGCTGATGACACACTGTGGGAAAGCGAACTTTATATTCAGGAGTTCGAGCACAAATTCTGTAACCTTTTAAGGCAATATCTGCCTGCTTCATCCATATCACAAAGGTTTTTTGAAACAGAAATGAAGAATCTGCATATGTATGGCTATGGGCTGAAGAGCATAATGCTCAGTATGACTGAAACCATCTGCAAAGTGACAGACGGAAACGGGAATATGCATCTTATAGAAGAAGTAATAGGATGGGGACAAGAGCTTCTGCAGAAACCGGTTACACTACTGGAAGGCGTGAAGGAGACCATATCGTCACTTCATGGGAAATATAAATTGGTGTTGGCCACTAAGGGGGACTTGTTCGACCAGAAAAGAAAAATAGAAGCTTCCGGACTGCGAGAATATTTCCATCATATCGAAATTATGAGTGACAAGAAAATCGATGATTACCAGAGGCTGATTGATACATTGGGCTGTCCGCCTGAAAAACTCCTGATGATAGGTAATTCTGTAAAATCAGACATACTTCCGGTATTGGAACTTGGGGGATACGCTGCCCATGTACCATACCACGTGACTTGGGCATACGAGCAACATGAAGGGGAAATACGACATCCCAATTTTATACGATTGGATAGTATCAAAGGAATATTAGATAAGCTATAA